The genomic DNA GTACCAGGAAAACATGAATTGCCCGCCCTTGAGTTTGTCGATCACCTGGCGCGCCACTTGCGGGCGTACGGCAGGGCAGCCCTGGCTGCGCCCGATACGGCCCTGGCGCACGCTCCACAACGGGTTCACGTAGTCGGCGGCATGGATCACGATCGCCCGATCACGGGCCAGGTCATTGAAGCCCGGCTCCAGGCCATCCATGCGCAGTGAATAGCCGTGGGTGCCCTGGTAGCTTTCCTGGGTGCGAAACAGTCCCAGGCTGGATTGATAGCTGCCCAGGCGATTGGAAAATTGCGTGGCGAAGTTTTCTCCCGAATTCTGACCGTGGGCCACCAAGTCGCGCAATACCAGCTTCTTCTGGCGCAGGTCGAAGATCCACAGGCGCCGGGCCGTGGAGGGTTGCGAGTAATCGATGACCGCCAAGTGGCGGGCTTGGCCGGCACCATTGGCGACCGCGCATTGCATGGCGCTCAAGGCACTTTTGAGCGCCAGGGGATTGAGTTCCGGCGCTGCCTGGGCGAGGCTGTGGTAAAGCGTTTGCGGCTTTGGCTTTTTTTCGGCCAGCGCCGGGCTGCAAATGATGCCAAGGCCCAGCATGACCAGGCAGAATCGGCG from Pseudomonas beijingensis includes the following:
- a CDS encoding murein L,D-transpeptidase catalytic domain family protein; this encodes MLGLGIICSPALAEKKPKPQTLYHSLAQAAPELNPLALKSALSAMQCAVANGAGQARHLAVIDYSQPSTARRLWIFDLRQKKLVLRDLVAHGQNSGENFATQFSNRLGSYQSSLGLFRTQESYQGTHGYSLRMDGLEPGFNDLARDRAIVIHAADYVNPLWSVRQGRIGRSQGCPAVRPQVARQVIDKLKGGQFMFSWYPDPGWLKRSAYLNCQPQQVASILATSGS